A window of Macaca thibetana thibetana isolate TM-01 chromosome 7, ASM2454274v1, whole genome shotgun sequence genomic DNA:
TGCCTGAAATCACACCTTTGCTtagcttcttcctcttcctttcctacttccccttctctcttctggttgttttttgcttttgcttgggCAGTTTTTTAAACAACCACCTGCACACAAAACATTGTCTCAGCTCTGCTTCTGGGAAGCCACTTCCAAGAGCAAATGAAAACAGTCTATTGATAGCAAGAGACTGAAGGTCTCCGAGGGAAAAGTCAGTTTTATTTCAGCCCACTGAGTGCCCTCCCTGTGCTGTTCTGGGCTTTGATGGGGACAGTGGAGGGGAAGGCCTTGGGCAGCCCCCACACCCCAGGAGCTTTGAGTCTGGGGgatggagggggaggaggagactcTGGGCCCCGCCCTCGCGCAGTCTGCAGGAGACCACAGGAGGTGCGGGGCGGGTTGGGGTTGGGAACAGTTCTCTGaatgtgtgtttattgtggcCCTTCTATGTCCTGTGGTGTCCCCAGGGAATGGAGGACTGAGGGTTGCAGAGCAGGGAGGGGTGGCAGCCTTGCTCTTCCCCGGTTGATGTGCCAGGCTCTGAAATATTCAGTGATCAGATTTTAACCTCAAATAACAGCGCCCCAACCGCCCCTGAATCCTGCTATGGAAGGAACCTTTGGTAAGTGTTTTGAAGCAGGAAGACTCCCTCTGCCCACAGAGCAGTGCACAGCGGTTTGGGGGAGGGGCTAGCTCCTGGGGCCCAAGTGGGCCTCAAGAGATGAGGTGGGTTGCAGTGTGATGGGAGGGGAAACACAGAAACTGCCAAGGGCCATGAGGAAGAGGGGAAACCACAGCCCCCAGACACCCAAGGAGGGTGTCTTCCTGCAGAAAGCCCTATCAGATGGCAGCCTGCGGCCCAGAAGCCCCAACTCAACCTGGAAACTGGCTTCTTCTCAGGCCACAGCACCCCAAGGGCCTCAAGACACGTCTAGCCCATTCCCCTACCATTACATGGGTGGAAACCTAGAAGGAGAGAGGGCAAGAGTCGCTTAAGACCACTTAGAGAGTTTGTGAAGCTGGAGTGAGGTTTCAGGTTGTGGAGCTCCAAGCCCAGTGTGGTCTGCCCTGCTTTGCACTGCCCCACGTTTTTCCTAAGACCAAGGTAGAATTCTTCCTCCCGTTTTCCACCTCGACAGTAAAAGTGCCTCTCTTCTCTGCCATGGGACTGGGAGACATGTTCAGGATGTGAAGTCATACAGGGACATCTTTGAGTTCATAAACATCTCCTGTTCATAAATATCCGACTAAAGACTGAAGCTTCCACTGCTCCAAAAATAGCTTTGGATCCCAGCACAGGCATTTCCAAGAACAGATTTTTATCCTTTCAAGAATTCCGTGAAAGAGCCGGGTGAAATGTGTGCCTCTAggcacagctacttgggaggatgaggcaggaggatcacttgagcccaggatttgaggCCAGCTGGACAACACAGTTTGATCCTCAAcccaaataaagaaagaaataaatagtaaatataaaaataatcaatccAAGAATTCTGTGAAAGCAAGGAATCCTCTGGTTTGTATGCCTACCAGAGTTTCCTGAACCTGGTCACACACACTGCCCTGACCCTGTGATCTCAGACTGTGGATATAGATTGGTCTAAACTCCAGATAAGGAAGTATCTAGTATGGTCCATTATAATCCTGGTCATTCTCATTTCAATTCATTTTAATACAATATTAGGCTACTCTGAACATGTAATTCCCCAATCCTTCTATTTAAAAGGGACTTCTTGCTTGTAGTGAGCCTTGGGATTGACTGCTCCATAGCCATATCAGGGCTAGATGATTGTTCTGAACCAATCAATTTCAACCCCTTCACCAGTGACTGGTTCAGAGATAAATAGTCCTATGCCAATAGGTGTCAAAAGCCAAGGGAGAGGCTGTGGCTTCAAAAAAGAGAAACCTGTCTTTCTAACCCACTAGTCTGTTAACATTACGTttgtgactgggcacagtggcttacacctgtaattttcagcactttgggaggctgaggtggaaggatcacttgagatcaagagtttgagactagcctggccaacatggcgaaaccccgtctctactaaaaatacaaaaactagccaggtgtggtggcatgcacctgtaatccaagtgactcgggaggctgaggcaggagaataacttgaacccaggaggtgaaggtgagccaaaattgtgccaccgcacttcagcctgggtaacaagagtaagactccatctgaaaaaaaaaaaaaaaaaaaaaaaaaaaaaaaacacaataggtATGTTTCCTTGGTGGCTCCGGAAGCCCTCCAGTGACACCAAGGCACCAAGGGACCCAGTCCTTGGGCTGGAAGCCCTATTAAGGGTGGCAGAGGGGAGAGATGAAAGAACTTGTGACTGCTGATGTCATTGAGTCGCTGAATCAACAGCTGGGAAGCCAGCCTTTCTTCCTGCTTTGTGAGATGATATACTTAATACTTTCCATCCTTGGAGGTGGGTATCTTGTTATTTGCCGATGGAAATATTACACATCATCTCCAGCCCCCACTCCCCTGCCTCACCCAGCCCTACCTTTACCAGGGCAAGTCCTGCCACAGAGGAGCTGGCTGCCTCAGAACATCTCTTGTGGAAAACAGTCCTGCCTGAACTGGGGTGGGACTGCCAAGCATTTTGCACCCCGCCCCCCTTacttgttttttggggtttttatggttttttgtttgtttgtttgtttgtttgagacagggtctcactctgttgcccagactggagtgcagtggtgtgatcatggctcatggctgcctcaacctcctgggctcaagcaatcctctggtcTCAGTCtctctccagagtagctgggaccacaggtgtgtgccaccatgcccaactaattaaaaaaaatgtagagatgaggtctcactctgttgcccaagctggtcttaaactcctgggctcaaatactcctcctaccttggcatcccaaagtgctgggattacaggcatgagccatcttgcTAGGCCAGGTTCCCCCTTGAATGTAGGAGTATTGCCTCTTCCAGGCAGGAGTTCCTCTTATTCAGTGAGACAAGCACAGACCCAGATAATTACATGAGCTGCCACTGGAAGAGCTGTTGTTAATTTGGATGGCAATAAAAGGCCTTGCCAGTACGTTAAGCTAATTTCATGAAAATGCTGGGAGGAGGGTCATGGGCTGGATCCCAGATTACTAATAATGTCGAGCTTCATTAGAACCATTCAGAAAATTCCTCTCAGTTGCCTCCAGCAAACTGCCACGGGTTGCTACTTTCCTCTGAAATCAACAGTCTTCTCATAGgcaaatgtggattttttttccccctagaaaataattaaaagtcaCAAAGTCCAATAAATGCTTAAACAGAatatagttttaattaaaaacctTTCAGCAAGTCTGCAGTTGCAGATCTCTCTTCGCAAACAGGCATGCTGGTGGCAGCCACAAGCCCAGTCTAAGTATCTGAAACTAGAAACCTTTACAAATCATAATAGTAAATTTGGTTGCTACATATacccatggtgtgtgtgtgtgcaaagggggtggtggtggtgaagagAGAGGTCTGGGGGCAGAGCCAAGGTCCTCCCCTATGGGGGAGGCAGGACACAAGCCTGTAGGGGTGTGTGCAGCAGAACATTTTATCAAACCTGTGTCCAACTCTGCAAGGCAATAATAATGGCTAATTCAGCTATTGTATTTAAAAAGTGGCCAAGTACTGAGCACTAAGTGCCAGGTACTAAGTGCTTTGCATACattgattcatttaatcctcaaggTGACCCAAAAGCGTAggtattcttttgttgttgttgttgttgttgttgtttttaaagatagagtctcactctgtcacccaggctggaatgcagtggcacgatctcggctcactgcaatctttgcctcccaggttcaagtgattctcctgcctcagcctcctgagtagctgggattacaggcacgcaccaccacacccggctaatttttgtgattttagtagagacggggtttcaccatgttggtcaggctggtctcaaactcctgacctcgtgatccgcccgccttggcctcccaaagtgctgggattacaggcgtgagccaccacgcctggccagtactcttatttatgcctttttttcttgaggcacagagaggttaaataacttggctAAGGACACACAGTCAGTACATAATGGAGTCTGATGCTAGAACCTGCCCTCCTGACGACTACATAGAGCCTGTACAAGGAAAGGCCGGAGGGGGAAGTATAAACTGGGCCTGGCTTCCCTGAGGAGTGATCTTTCGACTggaaattagaaaaggaaagcagCTTCTTGGAGGTGAGGGACTGGAgagaacgtgtgtgtgtgtgtgtgtgtgtgtgtgtgtgtgtgtgtgtgtgtgtgtgtgtgtgtgtgcgcgcgcgcgcagaAGCTGAAAGATGGAAAACAGTGAGTGTTCAGGGGCTTCTGGCTGGAGGGCAGCCGTGGGGAAGGTCTCCGCAGCCTTAACCGGCTGCTATGGTGGGGATGTTTGATGCCCATCTGGGCCCCGGCTTTCTTATTCTCAGAGGCCCTTCCCACATCTTTAGGCAAGTCCATTAAATCCTCTGCGTGCCACATTAAAATACAAGGGCATATATACAACTCTGAGTGCAGTTGCAACAGAATCGTTTACACAATATTGCATGTCCTAAACATTCAAACATCGATTTCTTCCAATTTTGCAGTTTCCTTTTGCCCCTCTTAGCgccaatagattttttttcagatatcaGATATTTTAATAGGCCCCTGAGAGAGTCATAAGACtcagagagaagggagaatggGAGAGGTGTATAAGAAGCTTTCGTGCCAGGGACGACTATCGTTCAAGAATTAGGAGACGCCCTGGGCACTGGAAACACTACGCAGAGCGAAGTAGGGACCGCGCCTGTGTTGTGTAGGGGACAACAGAGGTTGCTGATACCTGGGACATAGACTGGGTGGGCACGGGAAGTAAAGCCTCGGGACTTTAGTTAAGCGCGCCCCACTGGAGTATCGCGCCGCAGGACTGCAGAGCCGCGGGCAGCGCTCGCCTTGGTGCAGGGTTCCAGCCACATCTTCCTCGCCCAGTCGGCACCCTCCGCCATTGATCCGCCTCTGCGCCCGGCAAGCGGTGTCCAGCAGGGGGCGCGCGCGGAGCAGGCTTGGGCCCCAGGAACAGCGCGCGGAGCAGGCTTGGGCCCCAGGAACAGCGCGCGGACGGAGTCGCTGCAGCAAGTCCCCAGATCCAATGGGTTTCAGTCTTCCCCACCATCCCGACGCTCCGGATTCACAACGTTGAAGTTAAGGGTCGATCCGCAAAAAGTGGCCGGGGGCTCCAGCTCTCCATTCCTGGGTCTATCTGGGGTCGGCCCCAGCCTGGTTAGAAGCCTTAGTCTGGATTCGGCAGATTCTGAATCTGGGACCCTCTGCGCTCCCGGCTTGGAACCTTGAcaacctcccctcccccacccctactTCCACACACCTGATTAGTTGACTGTTTCTTTAACGATCAAAGACGTGGGCGGCGGCGGGGTGAGGTCTTGGTTCCCTGCTACCCAGCCCTCCCGTAACTGTGTCTTTATTAACGTTATAAACATTAGACCGGCTTCTGAGCACCGGGCGGCGCCGGACGAGGTGCGCGCAATCTTCTAGCTGAGCTCGGAGGCAGATCCAGAAGTCGCGGCTCCCACCCAAGGCCTCGGCGGACTCTGCCTGGGGCGACTCGGGCTCCAGCCCTGCCCGGGCGGGCACTGGGCTCTCCAGGCTCAAAGGCAGGGGTAAGGGGCGTCTTTCCCCCAGGGCAGCCTAGGGGACAAAAGCATTTGCTGTAGAGTGAGCTAGAGCCTCCGGGGACCGCGGGAGTCAGCTCCAGCGCAGGGGTAGTCACTGCGTCTTTAACCACCCAAGGTCTCCCTGCCGAACTCCTTGGCTTCTGCAACCCTGTCAAGACAGCAAGGAAAGGGGGTCTTCCCTGGTCCTCGGGCCCCGAGGTTTCCGGGTTGCTTATAGGACGGGTTCCTGCAGTCCGGGGAAGCTCCGGGCAAATAGCAAGCCCATTCTCCCTTCCACTACCCAGATTCTGCCTCCCTGCggaaggcaaaaaagaaagaaagaaaacaggtaaaAACCGGAGGAGGGCCCAAAGGCCTTGAGTCTCCCCGCCTGACGCCCCTCACTCAGTCGCGAAAAGTCCCCTGGACACGCCATCCGGGACCGGACTCAGCTCCAGCTGCTGGGCCCCTGCCTCCTAAGATCCTTCCCTGGCATAGGCTCCCAAGACCGCCCCCTCAAGGATCCCAAGACCGGACAACTGCCCAGGACGCagctccccgcccccacccccaccttgttCGGCAGACAAAGAAGGGTGTGCTGGTCCCGCTGTCTGCGTCCCTCCCCCGACCCCTCAAGGCCTAGAAACCTCAGGGACTCACTCCCAGGCTAGGGACCCAATCCTGGCTGCCCCACCACAGGGTCCCCGGCAGGGACGGGTCACAGTGCTCTCACCCCTCGACCTTTCTCGAAGACACCTTCCCTGAAAGGCGCCTTGCGCCCTCCCCATGGGTGGGCTGGGGGGATCCCAGGCCAGAGCAGGCTGTGTGAATTTCTGTGTTCTGAACTGGGGCTAAGCGAGATGCGATGGTCCCAGCCCGCTGGGCCGCCTGTAGCGACGGCAGCagtaggagagagggagggacgcTTGGAGCGTGAGCGCACCAGTCTGTTCATATTTAATTTACAAAGCAGCCTCGGAACCCCGGGCCGGGTGGTCTCTTTAGATGCTGCGCTCTTACCCTGTCTCTCTTCCCCACCCGCTCCCCTAGCTCATTAAGATGCTCAACACTCAAATCGGGGTATTGATCTCCACGGAAGCCCCAAACCCGCGCCATCGACCCACCACGAGAGACCCCCCATGGCCCGGGGTGATGGCTGTGGGACTTGGTGCGCCCGGAGAACTCAGTGGCTACAGAACGGGTGGGGATTCTGCGTGTCTCCTGGAGCCTGAACCCCTTTCCTGGTTCTGGCCAGTAGCTGTCTCCAGGGCTAACGTGGGCAGCGCACGGGGGGCGGAATCCGGGTTTTAGCCAAATGCCTCGACATCGCCGCGCCTCCGCCTCCTCGTCGCTGAAAGAAATGTCGGGGTTTCATCAGAGCTAAGGAGCGAGAGTCGGGAACAGCGAGTCTGCTGAAGCCGGCTGTTGTGTGAGGGTGTGAGACGGCGGGGCGGTGGGGGGCCACCGCAGCTTGGGGGATAGCGCGTGTGGGGTTGACCGAGTGTCTGCTTGAGAGGCTGGGAAGATATGGGGGGCAGGGATGGGAGAAATGCTTAGGCCTGAAGTCCCCAGCCCACCGTGCTCAAGAGTAGCGGATGTTTTGACACCATCCTTGTCTGTGCTACTGTCTGCTGCAGCTTCCGTGCCTCGTTCTCCTGGAGCAGGCAAGACCTGGAGTGAGGTGCTTGGGTGAGCTCGGGAGAGCTTCCCCCTGCTCCACCTGTCCCGCGGTGCGCTTAGGCCAACGAGCCGGGCAGTGGGCTTCAAGCGCTGGTTTAGCCACAAAAGACCAGATGTAAAGAGTTCCGGTTTAAGAGGTTGGGCAGGGCTAcggtgggctggggaggggggcgTCCCTTCCCAGCACGCCCTGCAGGGCTGTGCGTTCTGGTCTCGGGTTAGACAAGCAGGCGGGGAGGAGGGGGGctggggcggcggcggcggcggcggggggaGACTAGGGCTTATATCAGCCCAGATCCAGGCAAAAATGGTAGGGAGGGCGCGGCGCTCTGCTAACACTATCAATTATGCATCGTGTTGAACGTGGCTTCGGGGAGGAGGCGGCTAGCAGCGGGGGGTGCGAGAGGGAAGGGTCCGCGCGAGCTCTGCTGCGCGCAGCTCCGCGGGTCCGGCTCGAGGTCTGTCGGTGCCACCGCCTGCATTTGCAAAAAGAGTTTAAAGGCAAAGACACTCCTTCCCCCACCCGACTTCAGCCGCGCAGCTTTCCTTCCCCCAAATTCCTCAAAGATGGTTTGTCTCACGTGTTGCAGGGCGTAAAAGCGGCTTGCATTCAATTAGCAGTGAAGCTTGCGGGTGCTGGCGGGACAGGCGCGTGAGGGTGAGTTCGCGTgaatgtgtgtatgcgtgtgcgAGAGGAGAACGGTAAGTGTCCCGTGTGCAGGTGTGCCCGTGAAAATGCGTGTGAATGTAGCAGGGACTGAACACATTGATGCGATTATTACCTGACCATGGATGATTGTAACGTGTGAAGGTCGACTATGGGGAGGGTGTGAGGGACTGTGTGCGCGCGAATGTGTTTGAACGTTGAGGGGGGAGGTGGTGTGATGAGGGACAGTAACAACGTCAGCGGCTGTGTAAATGTGGGGGTACCTGGGTTATGGGGGGTGTAGTAGGCTGCGAAGAGCCCAGCCGGGACGGTGGGCGTAGGATGCCCCTTATGACCGACTTGGCCTTGGGGAGGGTCTCCGTGGCTTTAACAAAAGTAGACcaagcaggaggcaggagaggctaTGCGCGTCCCCGCCAGGCCCTGGAGCGCGCAAGGACTTTCTCCAACCTGCAGCCAGAGAGGTGGGGGGAACGGAcgtaaaaggaaaaactgaagtgGTACTTTGGGGCCACCGAGTCCCCAAACTTACCTGTCTCTGTCTTTGCCCCCGGCCCCCAGCCACAACACATGCGAGTATCTTCCTTGGGCTATGTTTCCTGCTCTGCCACACCGGGTCTGGAGAAGGGGTTTCAGCCCTAGGACATTTACTGAGAGTCGGCGAATATTGGGTAAGTAATGGGGGCCACCCCACAACCTTGACCCAGGTGAGGGTAGGTCCAGCCTAGAGCACCCCATGGGGTGCAGGGCTGGGGGGGGAGGTGCTGTCTGGGAGGAActgagaagggagggaagggaccCTCCCAGAAGAGCACAGGCAGAGTGAAGGAGCAGGTTCCCAAAGACAGGGTGTGGGAGGGGCTCTGCCAAACCTGACAGGCGCTCCAGAGGGGGCAGGGAGTCTGTGCAAGTTCGTTTGTGTGACCGGGCTTAAGGTTTTATGGGGAGGGGGACCTTAGGCACCGCAGAGCTGTGGAGAAAGGCGCAGAATCTTTCACCTTCTCCAGCTTCATTAGGTAGTGGCAGCCCCATGACCTGTTGGCTGAGGACGCCTCTGCCCAATGGGAGCCGCCTGGGGGACCTGAGAGGAAGCTCTAGTGACCACTTTCCCAACACACCTGGTCCAAACATGGGGGAAGGACCTCCTTCCCCATAAGGAAGGTTGGCAGAGCAACCTTCTTCTCCCCTCACAGGAGCTGCAGCCCCGGGCAGGTGACTTCGGCCTTAGATGCAGAAGGGCATGGGGATGGGCTTCCCCAGATCCCACATCTCAAGTCGTGCAGTGCAGGTCCTCCTATTGCTTCTCTGCTGGGTTTTTATCACAGTGGAGGGCTGTGTGCACACACGGGCGCATGCCTGTGTTCTTGTGGATGGGTCGGTTCGTGTGAGGACTTGTGTCCTTGTGTCTGTTAATTCTCACAATGGACAGGAAAGCGCTTTGTACCGTGGTGGAAAACGCTGTACAAATGCCGGTTCAGTTAAGAGAACAATGAGGTCTCCAGGGTCTATTGTATCCGTGTCTGGGTGCATATGTGTTTGTGAGTTTAGGAAATGTGTTGTGAGCCTCCTAATTGAGCATCAGGTCCTCTAAACGCCCGCAGAAGTTGGCGGTTTGATGATGAACCCCCGCGTCTGTTTGTATTGTTGTGCGCCTGAATGGGCGTGTGTGCGAGTGCTGTATGTGGGACAAAGGTTCCAGGGAGGACAGCCAGTCTCGGACAAAAATGTCCTTCCTGGGTAGGATGCATTTCACCGGGTTAAACTAAGGCTTAGAAACACAGAGAGGGGTCCGTGAGGAGCCCGCTGGAGATAGGCGAGCTGCGGAGCCTACGGAGGGGCCAGCTCCAGCGTGAAGGAAGGAgtaggaagggaaaaaagagcgATGTACCGGGCCGCTGGAAAAGGAAATTAGGGCCCTGGGAAGGAGTATCCGTTGAACCTCGAGATTTTTATTGACCTTCACTTCTGGCCAAGAGAGGCTCCTGGCCATAGAGGAGGTTACCTGAGTCCTGGAACTTGTGCTAGACGGGTTTGCGGAGGCAGAGCTCGATAGGGGAGGTAAGCTAGGGTTCAGTGAGTcaccttctttcctcttcccctggCTTCCATCTGTAGGAGCCGTGATGTTCCCCCTTCGGGCCCTGTGGTTGGTCTGGGCGCTTCTAGGAGGGGCTGGAGCATGCCCTGAGCCGTGCGCCTGCGTGGACAAGTACGCTCACCAGTTCGCCGACTGCGCTTACAAAGAGTTGCGCGAGGTGCCAGAAGGACTGCCTGCCAATGTGACCACGCTTAGTCTGTCCGCGAACAAGATCACCGTGCTGCGGCGAGGGGCCTTCGCCGACGTCACACAGGTCACGTCGCTGTGGCTGGCGCACAATGAGGTGCGCACCGTGGAGCCAGGCGCACTGGCAGTGCTGAGTCAGCTCAAGAACCTCGACCTCAGCCACAACTTCATATCCAGCTTTCCGTGGAGCGACCTGCGCAACCTGAGCGCGCTGCAGCTGCTCAAAATGAACCATAACCGCCTGGGCTCTCTGCCCCGGGACGCACTGGGTGCGCTACCCGACCTGCGTTCCCTGCGCATCAACAACAACCGGCTGCGTACCCTGGCCCCCGGCACCTTCGACGCGCTCAGCGCGCTGTCACACCTGCAACTCTATCACAATCCCTTCCACTGCGGCTGTGGCCTTGTGTGGCTGCAGGCCTGGGCCGCGAGCACCCGGGTGTCCTTACCCGAGCCCGACTCCATTGCTTGTGCGTCGCCTCCCGCGCTGCAGGGGGTGCCGGTGTACCGCCTGCCCACCCTGCCCTGTGCACCGCCCAGCGTGCATCTGAGTGCCGAGCCACCGCTTGAGGCACCGAGCACCCCACTGCGCGCGGGACTGGCGTTCATGTTACACTGCATCGCCGACGGCCACCCCACACCCCGCCTGCAATGGCAACTTCAGATCCCCGGTGGCACCGTAGTCTTAGAGCCACCAGTTCTGAGCGGGGAGGACGATGGGGTTGGGacggaggaaggagagggagaagaaggagatgGGGACTTGCTGACGCAGACCCAAGCCCCAACGCCGATTCCCGCACCCTCTTGGCCCGCGCCCCCAGCCACACCGCGCTTCCTGGCCCTCGCAAACGGCTCCCTGTTGGTCCCCCTACTGAGTGCCAAGGAGGCGGGCGTCTACACTTGCCGTGCACATAATGAGCTGGGCACCAACTCTACGTCAGTACGTGTGGCGGTGGCAGCAACCGGGCCCCCAAAACACGCGCCTGGCGCCGGGGGAGAACCCGACGGGCAGGCCCCGACCTCTGAGCGCAAGTCCACAGGCAAGGGCCGGGGCAACAGCGTCCTGCCTTCCAAACCCGAGGGCAAAATCAAAGGCCAAGGCCTGGCCAAGGTCAGCATTCTCGGGGAGACTGAGACGGAGCCGGAGGAGGACATAGGTGAGGGAGAGGAGGCCGAAGACCAGATCCTCGCGGACCCAGCGGAGGAGCAGCGCTGTGGCAACGGGGATCCCTCTCGGTACGTTTCTAACCACGCGTTCAACCAGAGCGCAGAGCTCAAGCCGCACGTCTTCGAGCTGGGCGTCATCGCGCTGGATGTGGCGGAGCGCGAGGCGCGGGTGCAGCTGACGCCGCTGGCTGCGCGCTGGGGCCCTGGGCCCGGCGGGGCTGGCGGAGACAGGCGACCCGGGCGGCGACCCCTGCGCCTACTCTATCTGTGTCCAGCGGGGGGCGGGGCGGCAGTGCAGTGGTCCCGCGTAGAGGAAGGCGTCAATGCCTACTGGTTCCGAGGCCTGCGGCCGGGTACCAACTACTCCGTCTGCCTGGCGCTGGCGGGCGAAGCCTGCCACGTGCAAGTGGTGTTTTCCACCAAGAAGGAGCTCCCATCGCTGCTGGTCATCGTGGCAGTGAGCGTATTCCTCCTGGTGCTGGCCACAGTGCCCCTTCTGGGCGCCGCCTGCTGCCATCTGCTGGCTAAACACCCGGGCAAGCCCTACCGTCTGATCCTGCGGCCTCAGGCCCCTGACCCTATGGAGAAGCGCATCGCCGCGGACTTCGACCCGCGTGCTTCCTACCTCGAGTCCGAGAAAAGCTACCCGGCAGGCGGCGAGGCGGGCGGCGAGGAACCAGAGGACGCACAGGGGGAGGGCCTTGATGAAGACGCGGAGCCGGGAGACCCAAGTGGGGACCTGCAGAGAGAAGAGAGCCTGGCGGCCTGCTCACTGGTGGAGTCCCAGTCCAAGGCCAACCAAGAGGAGTTCGAGGCGGGCTCTGAGTACAGCGATCGACTGCCCCTGGGCGCCGAGGCGGTCAACATCGCCCAGGAGATTAATGGCAACTACAGGCAGACGGCAGGCTGAACCTCGGCCCGTCCGGCCCGCCCATTCCCGACCTCCACCTAGGGTGCCTGGGAGCAGTAGTCTAGGGCTGGCAGGACTTATGTCCCCCGTCCCCAACTTTCACCTACTCCTCCCCCTTACCACTTCGCAACCTTGACTACTAGGGACTTCCAGTAGGGAGTGGGCCGATTTCACCAGTCCCCGCTACCCACGGCTGCCATTCTCCCTGCGGGCTGAATCCCCTTACCCGCCAAGCACAGTGTTTCTCTTACCCCATGCAAGACTCCACCCGCAGACGATGGGCGATGTGTATGTTCCTCCATTCCCATCGCGATTATCTGCGAAATCCGCCCCGCAGCCCGCCCCACCATGGGCTCTGGAGCCAAAACGAGCGAAGACGTTGGAAACCTCACGGTAACGCCGGGCCAGTGGAGGGCTGTGGGGTCGCACTTcgacccctccccctcccccttcctttctttgtttttcctttttttttttttttaatttgacggagtctcggtctgtccccatgctggagtgcagtggcgcgatctcggctcactgcaacctccccctcccaggttcaagcgattctcctgtctcagcctgccgagtagctgggactacaggcgcgcgccaccatgcccagataattttttctatttttagtagcgatggggtttcaccatgttggccaggatggtctgcatctcttgacctcaggtgatccgtccgcctcggcctctcagcgtgctgggattacaggcctgagccactgcgcccggcccctcctcccttTCAATCCCTACTCCCAGAAGCCGGGATCCGTGGCAACCCCTAATTTTTAGTTCCAAAGCCACCTCCCGGCAGGGAACCAAATCCTTctgtcctcccacccccaccccacttctGGCCTGTTGGAGTCCAGCCCGGTGCCTGGGGCGCCTTTCAGCTCCGCGCTCAGATTTTCCTGTTTTCGTTGTTTTCAAGACAGCGACATTTCGGGTCTGGTGCTAAcatccccttcccagcctctgagaAAATCgggtgtgtgtgtc
This region includes:
- the ISLR2 gene encoding immunoglobulin superfamily containing leucine-rich repeat protein 2 → MFPALPHRVWRRGFSPRTFTESRRILGAVMFPLRALWLVWALLGGAGACPEPCACVDKYAHQFADCAYKELREVPEGLPANVTTLSLSANKITVLRRGAFADVTQVTSLWLAHNEVRTVEPGALAVLSQLKNLDLSHNFISSFPWSDLRNLSALQLLKMNHNRLGSLPRDALGALPDLRSLRINNNRLRTLAPGTFDALSALSHLQLYHNPFHCGCGLVWLQAWAASTRVSLPEPDSIACASPPALQGVPVYRLPTLPCAPPSVHLSAEPPLEAPSTPLRAGLAFMLHCIADGHPTPRLQWQLQIPGGTVVLEPPVLSGEDDGVGTEEGEGEEGDGDLLTQTQAPTPIPAPSWPAPPATPRFLALANGSLLVPLLSAKEAGVYTCRAHNELGTNSTSVRVAVAATGPPKHAPGAGGEPDGQAPTSERKSTGKGRGNSVLPSKPEGKIKGQGLAKVSILGETETEPEEDIGEGEEAEDQILADPAEEQRCGNGDPSRYVSNHAFNQSAELKPHVFELGVIALDVAEREARVQLTPLAARWGPGPGGAGGDRRPGRRPLRLLYLCPAGGGAAVQWSRVEEGVNAYWFRGLRPGTNYSVCLALAGEACHVQVVFSTKKELPSLLVIVAVSVFLLVLATVPLLGAACCHLLAKHPGKPYRLILRPQAPDPMEKRIAADFDPRASYLESEKSYPAGGEAGGEEPEDAQGEGLDEDAEPGDPSGDLQREESLAACSLVESQSKANQEEFEAGSEYSDRLPLGAEAVNIAQEINGNYRQTAG